The DNA sequence AATATGATAACGGATAAGAAAATTCTGAAACTCTATCAAGTGAACACTACATATTACAAATCTATATGAGCTAGCTATTTTAGTGAACTTacaaacaaagaacaactcgGTGTCTTCTAGggagaaaaaaataattgacTACCCTCTCATTAGCTTGCACGCAATTGTGAGACCAACCAAATGTCACTTCCTAGCAAGTAAATATGAGTACCTTCTTAACCATAAGTCACTTGAAATATGCCAGTCACATTCAAGATAGTTAACAATTCCCTTCGAAGTCATAATCTAAATAAATTGGCACTTTAAGACCATAAATTGACCCAAATGCCCAAGAAGGTCCAACGCTTGGGTTGGACTAGCCAAACTCAGTAAGTGATAAGTGAAGGTGGCAAGACACCCTCCTTGCAAGTCCATGAGTAGGAGCCCAAACTTAGCCTCAGGCCCCTAAGCTCAACTCCAAGTCCAAGGGAGGCAGCATCACTGTTTTCAACACCGCAGACCAGGCTACCATCATCGACATTCTGCTCCTAACAGTTGCTGCATCTAGCATCGATCCTACCCCATAAGTAAACCTCCAACCTAGCAGCTGGAGATCTATCACCCCACTCAAACATCACAACCACTAGAGTTGAGGAGGCCAAGCAATCTGATCAACAACAAACTTGCAGTCCAACTTGGATTCGCCGACTTTGTGCACCTTGACATAAGTGATCTGGTCCTCACACGCCCTAAACAAGCTAGCACTGCAAACCACTCGTCGACCACACCACTAAAGGTTGGGCATTTGGGTTCGATCAGAATTCGACTCCCTCCCAAACTTCTCACCCCCAACTAATTGGGATCTCTTTTCATCTCCACAAACCAAAACAGCCACCGCCCACACTTCAAGATAGCAACCTGTCAAAAGTTGTACATCGATACTGGACACGACATGCAGATCCGCGGGATATGCTAGAAATCCCTAGGGTTTCTCTCTAACCTTGTACGTAacaaatatataattttttttttttagtaaagcCACGGGGGagaaataatatatttatcacaagccagaataggtcGTTACATACCGTTCCGTTGTCATTTAAAGACAAacaagaagctagtggtagtacccaaaagtggtacgtacatatagtcCCACTCATTGtacattcaaatacgtagagATAGCGGAtatcctcctttggtactactccagagatgCTAAATAGACATTGGGTGCACAATAATGCTTAAAATCATATTTACGATGAACCGTTAAATTTTCAATGAAAATGTAAAGAAAAAATTTAGTAGGAATGAAGAATTAAATtcatttaataaaaattaaaacccAAAGCACCATTTGAGCAGTTGATGTTTGGTGTCGTTAATACCGCGGCCGCAAGGTCCAAGTAGTCATTTTGTGAGATCTGAGAGGGCCGATCGAAATCCACCCACCGTCGCGGCCAGATGGTCTGACCCCCCAAACAACAGACCCTCTTCTTCCCCTCTGGATCACGGTTTGGGCCCAAGTTGGAATCTGCCCGAGCCGTGAAACGATCATGGCAGCTCTAATGTACCAGATATTGTCGTCCTCAGCGCTGGTATCTCTGGGACTCTATCATATGGTGGCCACCACCCGCAACTACCTGAAATCTCCCCAGTCCTATTCCGCTAAGCCCTATCATCCCTTTcctctctcatcttcttccccTAATCATCGCCTCAGGTACGTCCAGCTGTTCCTCATCACCGCCTGCCTTATCGTCGCCGTCGTCCACCAGTCGGCGGCCTCCTTGGACGCTGACCCACTCCTCAAGGGCCGCACCCCTGTCCACCGCTTCACCTCCCTCCAGTCCGCCGCTGCTCTCTTCCTCTTTCTGCTCCTCACGCTCGCCATCCTCCTCTCCGAGTGCGCCCCTTCTCTGCTCCCCCTCTCCACCGATCTCATCTTCGGCCTCGCCGCCGCGCTCTTCTACATCCACTCCTTCATCTCTCGGGAAGCTGCCTCCGTCCAGACCTCCGATCTGCAGGCCAAGTGCGATTCCGTCTCGGGCCGGGTCTCCGCACTGGCCTCCCTGCTCTGCCTTGTCTTGGCCTGCCAGCCCAAGCTCTTTGTTGCTGATGTGGGTTTGGGCGCTACCATGTCCCTGCAGGGCCTCTGGGTCTTGCAGACCGGGCTCTCCCTTTACGCGGATGCCTTCATCCCTGAGGGCTGCCACAAGCTACTTGATGTCGTCAGCGGGGTTGAGGGTTCAACCAAGTGCGACCTGGATGAGTCCCGCTTCAGGGCAGTTGCTATTTTGGATCTCTTGTTCCTGGTGCACGTCATGTTTGTGTTGCTCATTATGCTGGTCGTCCATGCAGTGGTTGCCAAGTCTGTTGGCATCCGCAAGTTGGCTTCTTACGAGGCCTTGCCTACCGCTGTACCCGACAACAACCACAATCATATTCAGATGAAAGCCTTGAGCGGCACCCAGGCTTAGGCAGCAGGCAGCAGGCTACACTTACACACTTCACTCTCAAGGAAAAGGAAGAGGATTTCAGATGTTCCTAGCGGTATCTTtgttaatttaattttaattttagctTCTTCTTTCTATTCTGAAGATTCTGATAACATGTTCCATTGTGTATACCATTACAATTACAAGATGCTTCCTTTCATTGATTGGGAACTTGTTTGTAGCTAGCTGCTTTATGTTTGTGTATCCCTGCATGGATGGTCTGATCCATGTGCTTCCACTCTTCTTTTCTTGTTGTGTCTGTTTTTGTCAATTAGGTAGATCTACTTCCATCTTTTGTTTTAGCAAGTTACGCCCTACTAGTTTTAGGTCCTTTTGTTTTAACAGTTTTAGGCGGCTGGCTGCT is a window from the Rosa chinensis cultivar Old Blush chromosome 2, RchiOBHm-V2, whole genome shotgun sequence genome containing:
- the LOC112186393 gene encoding uncharacterized protein LOC112186393, which translates into the protein MAALMYQILSSSALVSLGLYHMVATTRNYLKSPQSYSAKPYHPFPLSSSSPNHRLRYVQLFLITACLIVAVVHQSAASLDADPLLKGRTPVHRFTSLQSAAALFLFLLLTLAILLSECAPSLLPLSTDLIFGLAAALFYIHSFISREAASVQTSDLQAKCDSVSGRVSALASLLCLVLACQPKLFVADVGLGATMSLQGLWVLQTGLSLYADAFIPEGCHKLLDVVSGVEGSTKCDLDESRFRAVAILDLLFLVHVMFVLLIMLVVHAVVAKSVGIRKLASYEALPTAVPDNNHNHIQMKALSGTQA